In Hyalangium gracile, the genomic stretch GGCCTCTTCGCCTCCTCGCGCTTGCTGGCCGGTGGCGCGGTCCAGGCTCTCGGCGACCTCGCGCAGGGCCAGCTCTCGCAGCGTGGAGAGGTTCTCCTGCTTGAAGAAGCTCTCCAGCGCGTGCGCCACCTTCTCCGGCGCGTAGATCTTCCCCGCCTTGAGGCGCTCGTGGAGATCCTCCACGGCGAGATCCAGGTTCACCACCTGGTCCGCGCTCTTGAGGAAGCTGTCGGGGATCGTCTCTCGGACGATGACGCCGGTGGCTCGCTCCACCAGGTCGTTGAGGCTCTCCAGGTGCTGCACGTTGAAGGCCCCAATGACGTTGATGCCCGCCGACAGCAGCTCCTGCACGTCCTGGTAGCGCCGGGTGTTGCGGCACAGCGGGACGTTGGTGTGGGCCAGCTCGTCCACGATGGCCACCTGGGGCTTGCGAGCCAGCACCGCGTCCAGGTCCATCTCCTCGATGGTGACGTCGCGGTAGGTGAAGGCCTTTCGCGGCACCGCCTCCAGGCCTGCCACCAGCGCCTCGGTCTCCGAGCGGCCGTGCGTCTCGATGAAGCCGAGCACCACGTCCACCCCGCGCTTCTTCAGGGCGTGGGCCTCCTCCAGCATGCGGTACGTCTTGCCCACGCCGGCGGCGAAGCCGATGTAGAGCTTGAGCCGACCGCGCCGGCTCCGCTCCACCAGCTCCAGGAAGTCCTCCGCGCGTGCGCGCCGCGTCCTCACGCCGGTACCCTCTCCTCGCCTCACTCCCCAACCCGTGTGTGGAGAGAGGTCTTCACCCGTGTGTAGCGCCTCTGCGGCACCGAGGCCATGCTCGCGTGACGGGCCCTCACGGTGACGCTCCCACCGAAGGCCCCGGAAGCACGGGCCGGCCGAACTGCCGGTCCAGCGCGAGGTTCAAGGCCAGCACGTTCACCCGAGGCTCTCCCAGCACGCCCAGGGTGCGGCCCTCCGTCTCGGTCTCCACCCAGGAGAGGATCCGCTCGGGGGCTACACCACGCGCCCGGGCAACCCGCGCCACCTGCCAGCGCACCGCCTCGGGAGACAGGTGTGGATCCAACCCCGAGCCGGACGTGGTGACGAGCTCCGCGGGAACGGGGCCCGGAGCCTCGGGATTCTCGCGGCGCAAACGCTCCGTGTCGGCCAGGACGCGGTCGCGAAGCTTGCTCGAGGTAGGCCCCAGGTTGCTGCCGGAGGACGCGGCGGCATCGTAGCCACTGCCCGCGGCGGAGGGACGCGGCTGGAAGTACGCGGGGTGGGTGAAGCCCTGAGCGATGAGGGCACTGCCCACCACCTGGCCCTGCTCATCCATGACGAGCGAGCCATTCGCCTCATGGCGGAAGAGGAGCTGGGCTCCCCCCGTGACGACCAGCGGGTACAGCCCCCCGGTAAGCACCAGGGTGACGACACAGACACGCAGCGCGGTGACGAGTACGGACAGCATGACGGAATCCTTTCCGGGACGGGCGGCCTGTGCCGATCCATCCCTCAAGCCAGCCCCACGGCGGTCAGCAGGACATCGAGGAGCTTGATGCCGACGAAGGGGACGATGACGCCGCCCACGCCATAGAGGAGCAGGCTGCGCCGCAGCAGCGCCGCCGCGCCCAGCGGCCGGTAGCGCACGCCCCGGAGCGCCAGCGGAATCAGGGCGATGATGATGAGCGCGTTGAAGATGACCGCCGCGAGGATGGCGCTGTAGGGCGACGTCAGCCCCATCACGTTCAGCGGAGCGATCTCCGGGAACACCCCCATGAAGAGCGCGGGGAGGATGGCGAAGTACTTCGCCACATCATTGGCGATGGAGAACGTGGTGAGCGTGCCCCGCGTCATCAGGAGCTGCTTACCCACCTCCACCACCTCCAGCAGCTTGGTGGGGTTGGAGTCCAGGTCCACCATGTTGCCGGCCTCCTTCGCGGCCTGGGTGCCGGTGTTCATCGCCACGCCCACGTCCGCCTGCGCCAGCGCCGGCGCATCGTTGGTGCCATCGCCGGTCATCGCCACCAGCTTGCCTCGGGCCTGTTCGGCGCGAATGAGCGCCAGCTTGGCCTCCGGCGTGGCCTCCGCCAGGAAGTCATCCACGCCCGCCTCCCGGGCAATGGCCGCCGCGGTGCGCGGATTGTCTCCAGTGATCATCACCGTGCGGATGCCCATGGCGCGGAAGCGCTCGAAGCGCTCGCGAATGCCACCCTTCACCACGTCCTTGAGGTGGACGATGCCCAGCACCCGCGCCCCGTCCGACACCGCGAGCGGCGTGCCTCCCGCGTCGCCGATCCGCCCGGCGGCCTGGGCCATCTCGGCGGGAACGGTGCCACCCTGGCTCTGCACGTGCTTGACGATGGCGTCCACCGCGCCCTTGCGGATGCTGCGCGGTGCAGGGTCCACGAGATCACAGCCGCTCATGCGCGTCTGCGCGGTGAAGGGTACGAAGGTGGCGTGGTGCGCCTGCAGCTCCCGAGGGCGCATCTTGTATGCGTCCTTCACCAGGGTGACGATGGAGCGGCCCTCGGGCGTCTCGTCCGCGAGGCTCGCGAGCTGCGCGGCCTCCGCCAGCTCCTCCATGCGCACGCCCGGCATGGGCAGCAGCTCCGTGGCCATGCGGTTGCCCAGGGTGATGGTGCCCGTCTTGTCCAGCAGCAGCGTGTCCACGTCCCCCGCCGCCTCCACCGCTCGGCCGCTCATGGCGAGCACGTTCTTGCGCAGCAGCCGGTCCATGCCCGCGATGCCGATGGCGCTCAGCAGGCCGCCGATCGTCGTGGGGATGAGGCACACCAGCAGCGCCACCACCGCTGTGCCCGACAGCTTCACCCCCGAGTAGAGCGCCAGCGGCACCAGCGACACGCACGCCATCAGGAAGACGAGGGTCAGCCCCACCAGGAGGATGTGGAGGGCGATCTCGTTCGGTGTCTTCTGCCGCGCCGCGCCCTCCACCAGGCCGATCATCCGGTCCAGGAAGGACTCTCCCGGGTTGGCGGAGATGCGCACGACGATGCGGTCCGAGAGCACCTTCGTGCCGCCCGTCACCGCCGAGCGGTCTCCGCCAGACTCACGGATGACGGGGGCGGACTCGCCAGTGATGGCGGACTCGTCCACGCTGGCGATGCCCTCCACCACCTCGCCATCACCGGGGATGACGTCCCCCGCCTCGCACACCACGAGGTCCCCCTTGCGCAGCTGGGGCGCGGGCACCCGCTCCTCGCGCCCGTCCACCTGCCGGCGGGCGGTGGTGTCCTTGCGCATCTTCCGCAGCGCGCCGGCCTGGGCCTTGCCTCGGCCCTCCGCGACAGCCTCCGCGAAGTTGGCGAACAGCACGGTGAACCACAGCCACAGCGTCACCGAGACGGTGAACCACGCCGGCGCGGCCGTGGGCCCGGACCCGAGGAGATCCTTCACCACCAGCACCGTGGTGAGCAGGCTGGCCGCCCACACCACGAACATGACGGGGTTGCGAGCCACGTCTCGCGGGTGGAGCTTGCGCAGGCCGTCCACGGCGGCCTGCCGGAGGAGCGTCGGCTCGAAGAGCGACGTCGGCTTCGAGGAAGAGGAGGCCATGTCAGAACACCTTTCCGGCCCCGGCGAGGTAGTGCTCGACGATGGGGCCCAGGGAGAGGGCAGGGAAGAACGTGAGCGCTCCGACGACGAGGATGACGCTCACCAGCAGCCCGGTGAACAGCGCGCCGTGGGTGGGGAAGGTGCCGGGGCCTGGCGGCACGTCCTTCTTGCCCACCATGGAGCCGGCGATGGCCAGCACCGGCAGCATCATCAGGAAGCGGCCCATCAGCATGGCCACCCCCAGGGTGAGGTTCCAGAAGGGCGTGTTGGCGTTCAGGCCCGCGAAGGCGCTGCCGTTGTTTCCCGCGGCGCTGGTGTACGCGTAGAGGATCTCCGACAGGCCGTGCGGCCCCGCGTTGGCGAGCGAGGAGGTGCCCTGGGGCAGCACGGCGGCCACCGCGCTCAGCCCGAGGATGACCAGCGGGAAGACGAGCACGTACAGCATGGCGAGCTTCATCTCTCGCGCTTCGATCTTCTTGCCGAGGTACTCGGGCGTGCGGCCCACCATCAGCCCGGCGATGAAGACGGCGAGCACCGCCATCACCAGGATGCCGTAGAGGCCCGCGCCCACGCCGCCGAAGATGACCTCGCCGAGCTGGATGTTCACCAGGGGCACCAGCCCGCCCAGCGCGGTGAAGCTGTCATGCATGGAGTTCACCGCGCCGCACGAGGCGTCCGTGGTGACGGTGGCGAAGAGCGCCGAGCCGGCGATGCCGAAGCGCGCCTCCTTGCCCTCCATGTTGCCGGCCTGGGCCACCTGCGCCGAGGCCACGGCCGGGTTGCCGGAGGACTCGGCGGCGTAGAGGCCGGCCACGCCCACGAAGAACAGCAGGCTCATGGCGGCGAAGAGGGCCCAGCCCTGGCGCGTGTCCCCCGCCATCTTCCCGTACGTGTACGTGAGGGCCGCGGGCAGGGCGAAGATGGAGACCAGCTGCACCAGGTTGGTGAGCGGCGTGGGGTTCTCGAAGGGGTGGGCGCTGTTGGCGTTGAAGAAGCCGCCCCCGTTGGTGCCCAGCATCTTGATGGCCTCCTGCGAGGCCACCGGGCCCATGGCGAGCGTCTGCTTCACTCCCTCCAGCGTGGTCAGCTCGCGGTAGGGCGCGAAGTTCTGCGGCACGCCCTGGGACACGAGGAAGAGCGCGTAGACGACGCACAGGGGCAAAAGCACGTAGAGCAGGCACCGGATGAGGTCCACCCAGAAGCTGCCCAGCGTCTTGCGTCCCTCGAGGCCCGGGCGCCGGGTGAAGCCGCGAGCGAGCGCCAGCGCCACGCCGAGCCCCGCCGCCGCGGACGTGAAGTTGTGCCACGTCAGCCCCACCATCTGGGAGAGGTAGCTCAGCGTCGACTCGCCCGCGTAGGACTGCCAGTTGGTGTTGGTGGTGAAGCTGGCGGCGGTGTTGAAGGCCAGCGCCGAGCCCACCGCCGGGAGCCCCTGCGGGTTGAGCGGCAGCACGTGCTGGAGCCGGAGGATGAGATAGGTGATGAGCAGGCCGCCGAGGCTGAAGGCCAGCAGCGCCAGCGTGTACTGGCTCCAGGTCTGCTCGTGCTTCGGGTCGACTCCACACAGCCGCAGCAGCAGGCGCTCCACCGGCCCGAGCACCCGTGGCAGGGGCTGCCGCTCGCCCTCGAAGACGCGGAACAGGTATCCCCCCAGCGGCTTCGTCAGCGCGAGCACCAGCGCGAAGAACAGGAGGATCTGCAACCAGCCGATGACGGTCATGGCAGCCTCCTAGAAACGCTCGGGCTGAAGGAGGGCGTAGACGAGGTAGCCGGTGAGCAGCACCGAGAGCACGACACCGGCTGCGTATTCGAAGGTCATGGCGTTGAGGTCCTTTCCCAGACCTCAAAGCACCCGCCGTACCGAGGACCTCACCCTGGACTGCTCAAGGATTCCAAGGGGTTACGCGGCTCCCTGCCCCGCTGCCATTGCAATCTGCACGAACGGGCGCCCGCGGCCCGTGCGCGGTGAAATGAGCCCAGCGCTCGCCTGGCGGGCGCTCAGGCCTCGAGTGCCGGATCCCAGCCGTAGAAGCGCTTCAGCTCCTCGTACAGCTCCGGCGTCTTCTCGCGCATCTGCCGGGGCTTCTCGAAGAAGGACTCGGTGGCCACGGCGAAGAACTCGGCCTCGTTCTGCGAGCCGTAGTCGTCCAGCACCTTGCGCTCGTGAGGCCGGCCCTTGCGCAGGGCGTGGTAGTGCTCGTCCATCACGGCGGCCCAGGCCTGGTAGTGCGAGTACTGCCGCAGCCTGGGCGTCCCATCGAAGGCCCCGTCCGCGCGGTCCAGCACATGGGCGAACTCGTGCGCCGCGGTGTCGTGCCCGTCCCGCGGGTTGTGGAGCCCGGCCAGTACGGCCTGCCACGAGAGGATGACCTGGCCCCAGTGCTTCGCCTCGCCGAGCACGATGCCCGTGCGCTCCGGCAGCTTGAAGGCGCCCGGGTAGACGATGACTTCTCGCAGCCTGTCGTAGTGCCCGAGGCCCAGGTGCAGCACGAGCTGCACGGCCGTGGCCGCCACCACCACGCGGACCTCATCGGTGATGACGAAGCCGTTGGCGCCGATGAACTCCTTCTCCCAGGCGAACACCTTGAGCTGGTCGAGGCAGCGCTGGCGCAGCTCCGGGGACAGCTTGCGGAAGAAGGGCACCCGCGCCTCGAGGTAACCGAGCCACTCGGGAGGAAACGGGCGACGCATCAGCCGGCGGCGCCGGAGCCAACGGAAGGGTGCAACCATCGTCCCGGTAGCTTGCCACCCCGCGCGGGACGTCACCACCGCGCCGCATCAGGGCGACACGACGCGGAGCGACGGCGACGACTCCGGGAGCCGACGCACCAGCGCCGCGTCGAGCGCCTCCACCACCCGGGCGAAGCGCTGGTGGTCCCGCGTGTGGAACACCTCGCGGTCCCCCTCGGCCGTGCGAAGGATGAGCCCGTACCTCTCGCAGGCCACCACGGCATGGAGCAGCGAGGCGAACACCAGGCCCGTGATGCCCGTGAGCGCCGCGTACACGGGGCCCGAGTCCGGCTGAGCGAGGAGCAGGGGCACCGCCAGCGTGACGCAAACTCCGGCCAGCAGCAGCGGCAGGGACAGGCGTGGGGACTCGCGGCGCGTCCGGAAGCCACGGAGCTCCGCCAGCCGGTACGTCTGGCCGCCGACTTCGAGGCACTCACGCGTCAGCCGCAAGCCCCACGTCTCGATGAGGACACGCTCCACGGGAGGCGCGGGAGGTTCGGGAGGAAGAGGAGGCACCAGCCGCAGGACGACGCGAGGACGCTGCGGCGCGAAGGTCGAGGGCTCCTGGTCGCTCATCCTGCCTCCCTCGTAACGTTGTAGGAGGCGAGTCTGACATGGGTGCGGAGCGCCGCGAGAGCCCCCCGCCAGCCGCCGCCGTCACGATGCGCCGAGGACTCGACGGTCCAGATGCCGAGCTGTCCAGCAGGTGACGGGACGCGGCCGTCCGAACCTCAGTAGATCACCCCGCCCAGCTTCTCCACCGTGGCCCGGATGTCCTGCTCGCTGGCATCGTATTTCTCCGCCAACGCCGTGGCCGAGTACGTCACGGCCGACAATGACTCTGGATTGCGCGCCAGGACCTTGATCAGGGTCTGGACCTGCCCGGGCCAATGCAGTGCATTCAACTCGTGTAGCCGCCGAACCGGGTTCAAGAGGGTAAAGCACGGCCAGGAAGGAAACCGGAGTGTCGTCGTGTCACAATCGATGAATCTGCACCCATGCAGCTGCGCTGCCGTGAAGTCACACTCCTCGATTGCACCTTCTTCGGCCTCATCGGGCCAGCTCCCGAAGTCGTTGCCTGAAAGGTGCCCCGTGAAGCGACAACCTCTCAAGAGGGCTGAGCTCCAATGGAAGTTCTTGAGCTCCTGCTTGACCTCGATGACGCAGCCAATGAGCCGGGCCTTGGTGATGACCAGAGCCTTCGCTGGCACTTTCAGGACGAGGATGCAGTCCCGCAGGGTCAGGTCATGGCCGAGGTAGTAGAGCTCGGTCTTGCTGTCCAACACGAGCCGTTCGTTCGTGAGTTCCCGGTCCCTGAACTGAATCATGATGCTCCCGGGCTCCAAGCCGATCAGAACGTGATCATCCGGAAGAGTGTGTCCCTCATCCGTCTTCCGTGGTCGGCCATGTTGGACTGCGTCCCCGAGAGAATCTCGTATCGACAGCCTGTTGCCGGGTCAAGCGCGTCGACACCTGTCCGGCTCCATCGCAGGTGACCGAACTGCTTTCTCAATGCCTCCTCCACGAACTTCCCGCGTGCGGCACGTTCCCAGAGCTTCGCCTTCCAGTACTCTCCTCGAGAGACGGCTCGCTCAATGGCCGCCGCCTCGTCTTCGGAAAGATGGCGAGGGTTCCATCGCCGGGCAGCTTCGGTCGCGGCAGCCTGGAGCTGATCGCCCACGGGATCGGTCGCTGGCACCTCCTTGATCGATCTTCCTGCGGGAACGTGCCACCGCTGCCCGTTCAGGGTGACCTGTCGATTGCCCTCGCGATGGCGCATGATGGTCGTGGCAGGAGCCCCCTGGCTGGCAGTCCCCCTCTTGCCACGCACGCTGCGCGCCGCGATGGAGAACGCTCCCTCGGGAGAGGCTGCCACGGACTCCACCAGTCCCGCCTCCGCCAACTGGATGCCCGCTTGCGCCTCGATCTGCACCGCCGCGCGCGAGAACCCTGGCAGCTGCGGGAGCCTCTTGGTGAAGGTCGCCGCCGTTCCGCCGAGGGCCACTGTGATCAGCATCACCAGCACACGCGCCGCGTTCTGCCCCAGCACTCGGCTGTACTTCTCTCCCGCCATGCGCAGCTGAGCGAACGTGGTGGCTCGATGGGTCTCCTCCACCAGTTGCACCCAACCACTCATCAGGCTCCACACCGTATCCACACCCAGCCAGGCCAACATCGACACGGTCAGCAGCGCGGCAAGCCCTTTGGACAAGGGCTCGGGTAGCACCCACAGCATGAGGTACATGGAGGCTGTCCACACCACCATGGCCAACAAGGCCTGGGGTGACACCATCTCCTTCAGAGCGTGCTTCGTCTCCTCGAGCACCGGTCCGAAGGCCAGCGCCAGCGTCAAGGTGCGCAGGTCATCTCGACGCAGCGTGGCTCCATCCACCAGCAGACCGAGACAGTCTCCACGCTCGCCCTGCTTCGCGCACCACCCGAGATACTCGCGCGTCACCGCCGCCGCGGTGGGTGCCAGCAGAGGCGTATTCTCTTCCAGCGGTGTCATCCGGACGACGCGTCCGTGCTCCACCTCCGCCAGCAGGTCGGCTTCCAGCCCCATTTCGAAAGCCAGCCGGGCTGTCTCGTCGGGCCGCCCAGAAGTGGGGACGCTCACGGCCCACTTCCTCACGGCCCGCTGGAAGTCCTCCGCGTCCATGGGCACCGGCTCGACTTCCACCGTGCCTGGAATGAGCAGCCTCAGCTCGTACCGGACCGCTTCCAGCTCCGCCTCGTGCGGGTCCGGGTATGCCACCACTGTGTGCTGCGAGCCTGAGCACGCGGTCAGCAACGCCAGCAGCAGGGCACTCGCGCGGCGGGAAACCATGGTCATCCTCCCTCGCGGGAAGGGCTCCAGGATAGAGGAGCGTTCGACGAGCGAGGATGATGCCCTGGGTTGCCTCCACGTCACCCATCCCTTGGGTGGCAGGGCTCAGGGCGTTGTGACGGTCTGGTCCTGTGAGCCGCTCACACTCCCTCTCGAGACCGTGAGCGTCACCGTGCCGGGCTGGGTCGCCTTGAAGTAGAAGCTCGCGGTCGCCTCGGCCGTGGACAGCTGCACCGTGGTGATTGCCGGGCCCGCGCACGTGGCGTCCGCGTGGAAGGTCAGCCCCTGGGCCGCCGCTCCGCTCGCCGTCAGCTCGAAGGTGGCGGGCGTGGACTTCGACAGGTTGCCCTTCACGTCCTGGCTCTGCACCAGCACCCGCTCGGAGCAGGCTCCCGTGTCCACCCTCCTCGGGGGTGTGAGGAACGCCACCTGGGATGCCGGCCCCGCCACCACGTCCACATCGAAGGTGACACCCGGCTGCGTGGCGGAGTCATACCCCGCTCCCGTGAGCGTATTGGAGTGGATGGTGTTCCCACCTCCGAGATCCGCGATGCCCGCCTGGTACGGATACCCGTTCGTCACCGCGTTGTTCCGCAGCGTGTTGTCCGTCACCTGGATGCGCGTCGACGTCGCGGGAGCACTCCCGTCCGCCTCCGCCTGATCGAGATAGATGCCGACGTCATTGCCCGTCAGCGTGTTTCCCCGAATCACCGCATCCCGCACCCACGCGATGCCGAAGTACGGCCCTCCCGCCACCAGCAGCCCCGACGCCACGTCACTGCTCCCGGTGTATGCGTGGCCGGAGAGCTGGTTCTCCATCACCTGCCCCGTCACACCGTCACTGAGCTGCACGCCATTCTGCGCGATGTGCCCCACCGGCCCCGCCCCCGTCACCGTGTTCTGCGAGACGATGGCGCCCACGTGCCCCGCCACCAGGATGCCTCCCTTCTGGTAGCCGCTGACGAGGTTGCGCCGCAGGTCCACCTCCCGCCGCACGGAGGCATCGCGGTTGCGCACCTCGATGGCGTGCCCCTCCTGACAGCCTCGCGGCGTGCCCTCCGGATTGTTGGGGGCCGGCTGGTTCCGGCGGATGTTCAGCACCTCGCTGTCCAGCACGGACCCGGATGCCCCCTGCAACAGGATGCCGCGCAGCCGCCCCTCTTCCCCATCACAGGGCCCGTCCTTCAAGAGCCCCTGCGCCCGCACCTTCAGGTTGCGCACGTGCATCGACGTGCCGCGGTTGCGCACGATGGCCCCGAGGAAGTGGCCTCCCACGGGGTCCACCACCGTGAGCGTATGCCCCGTCCCATTCAGGGCGAGCCCATCCGGGATGAACACCGGCGTGCTCGTGGTGCAGTCGGCCTGCAGGGTGAGCAGCTCCCGCTCCAGCCGCGCGACACACGGAGGATGGCCGCACACCGGCCCGTTCCAGCTCACCGTGTGGCGAACCCGGATGCTGAGCCCCTCCGAGTTGGTGACCGTCACCTCGATCGTGGGCGTCACCCCCGCCGGCACGCAGGACAGCGCGGTCCACGGCACCTCGTTCGTGTCCCCCGTCTGCACGGGCGTGCCCAGGATGCCGGTGTTCGC encodes the following:
- the kdpA gene encoding potassium-transporting ATPase subunit KdpA, which translates into the protein MTVIGWLQILLFFALVLALTKPLGGYLFRVFEGERQPLPRVLGPVERLLLRLCGVDPKHEQTWSQYTLALLAFSLGGLLITYLILRLQHVLPLNPQGLPAVGSALAFNTAASFTTNTNWQSYAGESTLSYLSQMVGLTWHNFTSAAAGLGVALALARGFTRRPGLEGRKTLGSFWVDLIRCLLYVLLPLCVVYALFLVSQGVPQNFAPYRELTTLEGVKQTLAMGPVASQEAIKMLGTNGGGFFNANSAHPFENPTPLTNLVQLVSIFALPAALTYTYGKMAGDTRQGWALFAAMSLLFFVGVAGLYAAESSGNPAVASAQVAQAGNMEGKEARFGIAGSALFATVTTDASCGAVNSMHDSFTALGGLVPLVNIQLGEVIFGGVGAGLYGILVMAVLAVFIAGLMVGRTPEYLGKKIEAREMKLAMLYVLVFPLVILGLSAVAAVLPQGTSSLANAGPHGLSEILYAYTSAAGNNGSAFAGLNANTPFWNLTLGVAMLMGRFLMMLPVLAIAGSMVGKKDVPPGPGTFPTHGALFTGLLVSVILVVGALTFFPALSLGPIVEHYLAGAGKVF
- the kdpC gene encoding potassium-transporting ATPase subunit KdpC; this translates as MLSVLVTALRVCVVTLVLTGGLYPLVVTGGAQLLFRHEANGSLVMDEQGQVVGSALIAQGFTHPAYFQPRPSAAGSGYDAAASSGSNLGPTSSKLRDRVLADTERLRRENPEAPGPVPAELVTTSGSGLDPHLSPEAVRWQVARVARARGVAPERILSWVETETEGRTLGVLGEPRVNVLALNLALDRQFGRPVLPGPSVGASP
- a CDS encoding M90 family metallopeptidase, whose protein sequence is MVAPFRWLRRRRLMRRPFPPEWLGYLEARVPFFRKLSPELRQRCLDQLKVFAWEKEFIGANGFVITDEVRVVVAATAVQLVLHLGLGHYDRLREVIVYPGAFKLPERTGIVLGEAKHWGQVILSWQAVLAGLHNPRDGHDTAAHEFAHVLDRADGAFDGTPRLRQYSHYQAWAAVMDEHYHALRKGRPHERKVLDDYGSQNEAEFFAVATESFFEKPRQMREKTPELYEELKRFYGWDPALEA
- a CDS encoding DUF6232 family protein: MSDQEPSTFAPQRPRVVLRLVPPLPPEPPAPPVERVLIETWGLRLTRECLEVGGQTYRLAELRGFRTRRESPRLSLPLLLAGVCVTLAVPLLLAQPDSGPVYAALTGITGLVFASLLHAVVACERYGLILRTAEGDREVFHTRDHQRFARVVEALDAALVRRLPESSPSLRVVSP
- a CDS encoding right-handed parallel beta-helix repeat-containing protein: MIQVDARRLTWLVGLWVLLGAGCTEEVPPVALGPAGSARVVFVLPRTLPEGAVARVTASASGSGASVSTDLEGAGAQWRGWLRSLPEAQPYRFRVEAFDAGGTRRFELETDSERLEPYRPGLIILVGQEAAASSSGNTAPSIQAVVGSRAAAEPGGTLRLRALARDAEEEEGLSYTWQAEEGTFEDVQAAAATWKAPGSGGPRKVTLVVRDTQGSATSLTFTLDVTGVGTLSHEEPVVHNRWPTASGLEALSPRTVGLGQEVEVELQGAEDVDSDALTYIWTATCEGSRSESSGARFRFTPSIPAETSACDNCQVTARVEDARGGSTSYSLGLCVKNKPPPALRSPAPQAVSAVPGELVPLSVSAEDPDGGPLTFSWKANTGILGTPVQTGDTNEVPWTALSCVPAGVTPTIEVTVTNSEGLSIRVRHTVSWNGPVCGHPPCVARLERELLTLQADCTTSTPVFIPDGLALNGTGHTLTVVDPVGGHFLGAIVRNRGTSMHVRNLKVRAQGLLKDGPCDGEEGRLRGILLQGASGSVLDSEVLNIRRNQPAPNNPEGTPRGCQEGHAIEVRNRDASVRREVDLRRNLVSGYQKGGILVAGHVGAIVSQNTVTGAGPVGHIAQNGVQLSDGVTGQVMENQLSGHAYTGSSDVASGLLVAGGPYFGIAWVRDAVIRGNTLTGNDVGIYLDQAEADGSAPATSTRIQVTDNTLRNNAVTNGYPYQAGIADLGGGNTIHSNTLTGAGYDSATQPGVTFDVDVVAGPASQVAFLTPPRRVDTGACSERVLVQSQDVKGNLSKSTPATFELTASGAAAQGLTFHADATCAGPAITTVQLSTAEATASFYFKATQPGTVTLTVSRGSVSGSQDQTVTTP
- the kdpB gene encoding potassium-transporting ATPase subunit KdpB, with the translated sequence MASSSSKPTSLFEPTLLRQAAVDGLRKLHPRDVARNPVMFVVWAASLLTTVLVVKDLLGSGPTAAPAWFTVSVTLWLWFTVLFANFAEAVAEGRGKAQAGALRKMRKDTTARRQVDGREERVPAPQLRKGDLVVCEAGDVIPGDGEVVEGIASVDESAITGESAPVIRESGGDRSAVTGGTKVLSDRIVVRISANPGESFLDRMIGLVEGAARQKTPNEIALHILLVGLTLVFLMACVSLVPLALYSGVKLSGTAVVALLVCLIPTTIGGLLSAIGIAGMDRLLRKNVLAMSGRAVEAAGDVDTLLLDKTGTITLGNRMATELLPMPGVRMEELAEAAQLASLADETPEGRSIVTLVKDAYKMRPRELQAHHATFVPFTAQTRMSGCDLVDPAPRSIRKGAVDAIVKHVQSQGGTVPAEMAQAAGRIGDAGGTPLAVSDGARVLGIVHLKDVVKGGIRERFERFRAMGIRTVMITGDNPRTAAAIAREAGVDDFLAEATPEAKLALIRAEQARGKLVAMTGDGTNDAPALAQADVGVAMNTGTQAAKEAGNMVDLDSNPTKLLEVVEVGKQLLMTRGTLTTFSIANDVAKYFAILPALFMGVFPEIAPLNVMGLTSPYSAILAAVIFNALIIIALIPLALRGVRYRPLGAAALLRRSLLLYGVGGVIVPFVGIKLLDVLLTAVGLA
- the sitA5 gene encoding SitA5 family polymorphic toxin codes for the protein MVSRRASALLLALLTACSGSQHTVVAYPDPHEAELEAVRYELRLLIPGTVEVEPVPMDAEDFQRAVRKWAVSVPTSGRPDETARLAFEMGLEADLLAEVEHGRVVRMTPLEENTPLLAPTAAAVTREYLGWCAKQGERGDCLGLLVDGATLRRDDLRTLTLALAFGPVLEETKHALKEMVSPQALLAMVVWTASMYLMLWVLPEPLSKGLAALLTVSMLAWLGVDTVWSLMSGWVQLVEETHRATTFAQLRMAGEKYSRVLGQNAARVLVMLITVALGGTAATFTKRLPQLPGFSRAAVQIEAQAGIQLAEAGLVESVAASPEGAFSIAARSVRGKRGTASQGAPATTIMRHREGNRQVTLNGQRWHVPAGRSIKEVPATDPVGDQLQAAATEAARRWNPRHLSEDEAAAIERAVSRGEYWKAKLWERAARGKFVEEALRKQFGHLRWSRTGVDALDPATGCRYEILSGTQSNMADHGRRMRDTLFRMITF
- a CDS encoding sensor protein KdpD, which produces MRTRRARAEDFLELVERSRRGRLKLYIGFAAGVGKTYRMLEEAHALKKRGVDVVLGFIETHGRSETEALVAGLEAVPRKAFTYRDVTIEEMDLDAVLARKPQVAIVDELAHTNVPLCRNTRRYQDVQELLSAGINVIGAFNVQHLESLNDLVERATGVIVRETIPDSFLKSADQVVNLDLAVEDLHERLKAGKIYAPEKVAHALESFFKQENLSTLRELALREVAESLDRATGQQARGGEEASAKAGGWGRVLVALSSYPPRAATLLRRGSRMAGRLNTDWFVVYVETPREAPHLIDAEAQRHLLANIERARELGAEVVRLRGKDPVEALLDFARSHGVGLIIVGRSHQSWWRQRLGLGADVRLLREGTGFDIHVVSFDAPPEERRP
- the kdpF gene encoding K(+)-transporting ATPase subunit F; this translates as MTFEYAAGVVLSVLLTGYLVYALLQPERF